In one window of Eretmochelys imbricata isolate rEreImb1 chromosome 21, rEreImb1.hap1, whole genome shotgun sequence DNA:
- the CD34 gene encoding hematopoietic progenitor cell antigen CD34 isoform X1, which yields MLLQGSLKAAKRKQLFWTMFYVLSLMDNKVSSGNNHISPATTSPSAMNATIASLTPATTTVALTETMISLEPTNISPAPEGKESTAETTKMTEDTSPATSTGPTQTHMHVSDQSVSVNTSPDSQPNTSQAPFSTTARATTLEMVSTATTVLTKQTSHSAATGPPPSSTMEPYTIACQNIKHVKKPRVICLHLHEPDTCNNFVKTKGANLGMVICDTAARDNLFSSPPCHIEFAKSEVDPFCMLLIQAGSKDADAIEKLLQHPTSDLTKLGIKSHTLESPGLHQNSPRKTLIALVTSGLLLAFLSLAGYFLMKRRSWSPRGERLDEDLYYTENGSQGNTVVTVASQEQSEPQEKPNHNRGAQKNGTGQASSKNGHSARQHIVADTEL from the exons ACAATAAAGTTTCTAGTGGAAATAACCACATTTCACCAGCCACTACCTCACCTTCAGCGATGAATGCTACTATCGCCAGTCTAACACCAGCAACAACAACTGTCGCTCTCACAGAAACAATGATCTCCTTGGAGCCTACAAATATTTCACCAGCACCAGAAG GAAAAGAAAGTACTGCTGAAACGACCAAAATGACTGAAGACACCAGCCCTGCGACTTCCACAGGACCCACCCAAACACACATGCATGTGTCAGACCAGTCAGTGTCAGTGAACACATCTCCCGATTCGCAGCCGAACACATCACAGGCTCCTTTCAGTACGACAGCACGAGCCACGACTTTGGAAATGGTTTCGACAGCCACTACTGTCCTCACAAAGCAAACTTCCCACTCAGCTGCCACAGGACCCCCGCCTAGTAGCACCATGGAG CCCTACACCATCGCTTGCCAGAATATTAAACATGTGAAGAAGCCCAGAGTGATCTGCTTGCATCTCCATGAGCCCGACACATGT AATAATTTTGTAAAGACAAAAGGAGCAAATTTAGGTATGGTGATTTGTGACACAGCAGCACGCGACAATCTCTTCTCTTCTCCGCCATGCCACATTGAATTCGCCAAATCTGAGGTGGATCCCTTCTGCATGCTGCTCATTCAGGCTGGCAGTAAAG ATGCAGATGCAATAGAAAAGCTCCTCCAACATCCAACGTCTGATCTAACTAAG CTTGGAATAAAATCCCATACACTGGAGAGTCCTGGACTTCACCAGAACAGTCCCCGGAAGACACTGATTGCCTTGGTCACATCTGGACTCTTGCTGGCGTTTCTGAGTTTGGCTGGATACTTCCTTATGAAACGACGGAGTTGGAGCCCCAGGGGAGAGAGGCTG GATGAAGACCTCTATTACACTGAAAACGGTAGCCAGGGAAACACAGTGGTCACCGTGGCCTCCCAAGAGCAGTCCGAGCCTCAGGAGAAGCCAAATCACAACAGAGGGGCTCAGAAGAATGGGACTGGACAGGCATCCTCAAAAAATGGACATTCAGCCAGGCAGCACATTGTTGCTGACACTGAATTGTGA
- the CD34 gene encoding hematopoietic progenitor cell antigen CD34 isoform X2, which translates to MLLQGSLKAAKRKQLFWTMFYVLSLMDNKVSSGNNHISPATTSPSAMNATIASLTPATTTVALTETMISLEPTNISPAPEGKESTAETTKMTEDTSPATSTGPTQTHMHVSDQSVSVNTSPDSQPNTSQAPFSTTARATTLEMVSTATTVLTKQTSHSAATGPPPSSTMEPYTIACQNIKHVKKPRVICLHLHEPDTCNNFVKTKGANLGMVICDTAARDNLFSSPPCHIEFAKSEVDPFCMLLIQAGSKDADAIEKLLQHPTSDLTKLGIKSHTLESPGLHQNSPRKTLIALVTSGLLLAFLSLAGYFLMKRRSWSPRGERL; encoded by the exons ACAATAAAGTTTCTAGTGGAAATAACCACATTTCACCAGCCACTACCTCACCTTCAGCGATGAATGCTACTATCGCCAGTCTAACACCAGCAACAACAACTGTCGCTCTCACAGAAACAATGATCTCCTTGGAGCCTACAAATATTTCACCAGCACCAGAAG GAAAAGAAAGTACTGCTGAAACGACCAAAATGACTGAAGACACCAGCCCTGCGACTTCCACAGGACCCACCCAAACACACATGCATGTGTCAGACCAGTCAGTGTCAGTGAACACATCTCCCGATTCGCAGCCGAACACATCACAGGCTCCTTTCAGTACGACAGCACGAGCCACGACTTTGGAAATGGTTTCGACAGCCACTACTGTCCTCACAAAGCAAACTTCCCACTCAGCTGCCACAGGACCCCCGCCTAGTAGCACCATGGAG CCCTACACCATCGCTTGCCAGAATATTAAACATGTGAAGAAGCCCAGAGTGATCTGCTTGCATCTCCATGAGCCCGACACATGT AATAATTTTGTAAAGACAAAAGGAGCAAATTTAGGTATGGTGATTTGTGACACAGCAGCACGCGACAATCTCTTCTCTTCTCCGCCATGCCACATTGAATTCGCCAAATCTGAGGTGGATCCCTTCTGCATGCTGCTCATTCAGGCTGGCAGTAAAG ATGCAGATGCAATAGAAAAGCTCCTCCAACATCCAACGTCTGATCTAACTAAG CTTGGAATAAAATCCCATACACTGGAGAGTCCTGGACTTCACCAGAACAGTCCCCGGAAGACACTGATTGCCTTGGTCACATCTGGACTCTTGCTGGCGTTTCTGAGTTTGGCTGGATACTTCCTTATGAAACGACGGAGTTGGAGCCCCAGGGGAGAGAGGCTG TAA